Proteins co-encoded in one Christiangramia fulva genomic window:
- the pyrE gene encoding orotate phosphoribosyltransferase yields the protein MILNKETAKKTAELLLQIKAIKLEPQEPFTWASGWKSPIYCDNRIILSYPMIRNYVREHFAKQIEEKYGKPDVIAAVATGAIGVGMLVAEYLSLPFIYVRPEPKGHGRKNQIEGNLEEGQTVVVVEDLISTGNSSLNAVKALKEAGANVKGMFAIFTYGFKTSTENFKNAEIDLFTLSDYDHLIETAQKTNYINIEEAGILRKWRENPSNWKVKA from the coding sequence ATGATTTTGAATAAGGAAACAGCTAAGAAAACTGCTGAACTTTTATTGCAAATTAAAGCAATAAAATTAGAACCACAAGAACCCTTTACATGGGCCAGTGGCTGGAAATCGCCAATTTACTGCGATAATCGCATCATCCTTTCCTACCCGATGATCCGAAATTACGTACGGGAGCATTTTGCAAAACAAATTGAAGAAAAATACGGTAAACCCGATGTTATTGCTGCTGTGGCAACAGGAGCGATCGGGGTTGGAATGCTGGTAGCCGAGTATTTGAGCCTGCCCTTCATCTACGTGCGACCCGAGCCCAAAGGTCATGGACGAAAAAATCAGATTGAAGGAAATTTGGAAGAAGGCCAGACGGTTGTAGTGGTTGAAGACCTCATTAGTACGGGAAACAGCTCACTTAACGCCGTTAAAGCGCTGAAGGAAGCGGGAGCAAATGTAAAAGGTATGTTTGCCATTTTCACCTACGGATTTAAAACTTCAACTGAAAATTTCAAAAATGCTGAAATTGATCTTTTCACACTTAGTGATTATGATCACCTCATCGAAACAGCGCAAAAAACTAATTATATCAACATAGAAGAAGCAGGGATTTTGCGGAAATGGCGAGAAAATCCTTCCAACTGGAAAGTGAAAGCATGA
- a CDS encoding orotate phosphoribosyltransferase encodes MKLESPKVKTSKSQEEMFEFLTNVHNYEQLMPTSKENFEAISNDTFLFQLKGMPEIRLKITETKKPELVVLGSTSDKFPFHLNIFISGSGVNESEVFMNFEGNFNPMMSMMIKKPLQKFIDTLSENAAKL; translated from the coding sequence ATGAAATTAGAAAGTCCGAAGGTTAAAACCAGTAAAAGCCAGGAAGAAATGTTCGAATTCCTGACGAACGTTCATAATTATGAACAACTTATGCCTACAAGTAAGGAGAATTTTGAAGCGATCTCTAATGATACTTTTTTGTTTCAGTTAAAAGGAATGCCTGAAATAAGGCTGAAAATTACCGAAACTAAAAAGCCCGAGTTGGTAGTTTTAGGTTCCACTTCAGATAAATTTCCGTTTCACCTGAATATTTTTATTTCAGGATCTGGAGTAAATGAAAGCGAAGTTTTTATGAATTTCGAAGGAAACTTTAATCCTATGATGAGCATGATGATCAAAAAACCGCTTCAGAAATTCATTGACACCCTGAGTGAGAATGCCGCAAAGTTGTAA
- a CDS encoding biotin--[acetyl-CoA-carboxylase] ligase gives MRIIKVNAIDSTNSFVRKFYEPGAGTEPVCVQAHHQTRGRGQRGSAWLSKPGENLTFSVLYPHEKLNFSRNFLLSATVSLVVVETLFDFKIPNLKVKWPNDILSAKKKIGGILIENIINNSRIAASIIGIGLNVNQKDFKDLPAAGSLFSLTGKKYDLDELLNILLLKIDEKLKDLPLADETELLEKYAENMFRLNQVSAFELPSGDRINGIIRGVTTEGKLNLEIEDAVFRTFDLKEIQLLY, from the coding sequence ATGCGTATAATCAAAGTTAATGCCATTGATTCAACTAATTCCTTTGTAAGGAAGTTTTACGAGCCCGGTGCTGGTACAGAACCTGTTTGTGTTCAGGCCCATCATCAAACAAGGGGTAGGGGCCAGCGAGGTTCAGCCTGGTTATCAAAACCCGGTGAGAATCTCACTTTTAGTGTTTTGTATCCCCATGAAAAATTGAATTTTTCGCGTAATTTTTTACTCAGTGCAACGGTTTCTCTTGTCGTAGTCGAAACTCTCTTTGACTTTAAAATACCAAACCTGAAAGTAAAATGGCCAAACGACATTCTGTCAGCCAAAAAGAAAATTGGAGGTATTCTTATTGAAAATATTATTAACAATAGCCGTATAGCCGCAAGTATCATCGGTATTGGGCTCAATGTGAATCAGAAGGATTTTAAGGATTTACCCGCCGCGGGTTCTCTCTTTAGCCTTACCGGAAAAAAATATGATCTCGATGAATTGCTGAACATTTTACTATTGAAAATTGACGAAAAACTGAAAGATTTGCCATTGGCTGATGAAACCGAATTACTTGAAAAATATGCTGAAAATATGTTCCGTCTCAACCAGGTTTCGGCTTTTGAACTTCCTTCAGGAGATAGAATCAATGGGATTATTCGCGGCGTTACCACTGAAGGAAAATTAAATCTGGAAATAGAGGATGCGGTTTTTCGGACTTTCGATCTTAAGGAAATCCAGCTTTTATATTAA
- the rsfS gene encoding ribosome silencing factor: MAKKEKNSDQLIAHIIKGIEEVKGNDIDILDLREIENTVCDYFIICNGTSNTQVNAIVNSIQKTVSKNLKDKPWHIEGSDNAEWVLMDYVNVVVHVFQKHIREFYDIESLWGDAKITSIETSY; encoded by the coding sequence ATGGCAAAAAAGGAAAAGAACAGCGATCAACTTATTGCACATATTATAAAAGGGATAGAGGAAGTAAAGGGAAATGACATTGATATCCTGGACCTTAGAGAAATTGAAAATACAGTCTGCGACTATTTTATTATCTGCAACGGAACTTCCAACACACAGGTAAACGCCATAGTAAACTCCATACAAAAAACCGTTAGTAAAAACCTGAAAGACAAACCCTGGCACATTGAAGGTAGCGACAATGCCGAATGGGTTTTGATGGATTATGTAAACGTGGTTGTACATGTTTTCCAGAAACATATCAGGGAATTTTACGATATTGAAAGTCTGTGGGGGGACGCAAAGATAACCTCCATAGAAACCAGTTATTAA
- the ftsH gene encoding ATP-dependent zinc metalloprotease FtsH: MANQKPKKKLDPRKPKFSAYWIYAAIIIIFLGINFFGGGGFSEPAKTNPAEFKEMLKNGDVKKVEIINKNQAKVYLTEEAKQKEVHKKNISPELFPAGDTPAYSFQFGDLQNFENDINEIKKENNLDTVVTYDTSSDVLGELFWALLPFLLIIGVWIFIMRKMSSGAGGGAGGQIFNIGKSKAKLFDQNTDVKTSFKDVAGLEGAKEEVQEIVDFLKQPEKYTALGGKIPKGALLVGPPGTGKTLLAKAVAGEAKVPFFSLSGSDFVEMFVGVGASRVRDLFKQAKEKSPSIIFIDEIDAIGRARGKSNFSGSNDERENTLNQLLTEMDGFGTNTNVIVVAATNRADVLDKALMRAGRFDRQIYVDLPDLRERKEIFEVHLKPLKKVSDELDIEFLAKQTPGFSGADIANVCNEAALIAARKGNKAVGKQDFLDAVDRIVGGLEKKNKIITPEEKKAIAFHEAGHATVSWMLEHAAPLVKVTIVPRGQSLGAAWYLPEERLIVRPEQMLDEMCAALGGRAAEKVIFNKISTGALSDLEKVTKQARAMVTIYGLNDAVGNLTYYDSSGQSEYNFTKPYSEKTSELIDKEISNLIESQYQRAVDLLSHNKDKLTQLAEILLDKEVIFKDDLEKIFGKRPFDEEKEEGKPLKEKNKLKDAEASKNGKEVKSSKDKDSEDEEVTENDSVNK; this comes from the coding sequence ATGGCGAATCAGAAACCAAAGAAAAAATTGGATCCCAGAAAACCTAAATTCAGTGCCTACTGGATTTATGCGGCGATCATCATTATATTTTTAGGCATTAATTTCTTCGGAGGGGGTGGCTTTTCAGAGCCTGCCAAAACAAATCCTGCCGAGTTCAAAGAAATGTTGAAAAATGGTGATGTCAAGAAAGTGGAGATCATCAATAAAAATCAGGCTAAGGTATATCTTACCGAAGAAGCCAAACAAAAAGAAGTTCATAAGAAAAATATTAGTCCGGAGCTGTTTCCGGCAGGAGACACCCCTGCCTATAGTTTTCAGTTTGGTGATCTTCAGAATTTCGAGAATGACATTAATGAAATAAAGAAGGAAAATAATTTAGACACCGTTGTTACCTACGACACATCCAGTGATGTGCTGGGAGAATTGTTTTGGGCACTTCTCCCCTTTTTACTGATTATTGGTGTGTGGATATTTATTATGCGGAAAATGAGCTCGGGAGCCGGTGGAGGCGCAGGCGGTCAGATTTTCAATATCGGAAAATCCAAAGCCAAACTTTTTGACCAGAACACCGATGTGAAAACTTCTTTTAAAGATGTTGCCGGACTTGAAGGCGCCAAGGAAGAAGTGCAGGAAATTGTAGATTTCCTGAAACAGCCCGAAAAGTATACGGCCCTTGGTGGTAAAATTCCGAAGGGAGCATTACTTGTAGGCCCTCCAGGAACAGGAAAAACTTTATTGGCAAAAGCCGTTGCAGGTGAAGCCAAAGTACCTTTTTTCTCACTTTCAGGTTCAGATTTCGTGGAAATGTTCGTGGGTGTAGGTGCTTCAAGAGTGCGTGATCTTTTTAAACAAGCCAAAGAAAAATCACCTTCCATCATATTTATCGATGAGATCGATGCTATTGGTAGAGCGCGTGGGAAAAGTAATTTTTCAGGATCGAATGACGAACGTGAGAACACCCTGAACCAGCTTTTAACCGAAATGGATGGTTTTGGCACTAATACAAATGTGATTGTTGTCGCAGCGACCAACCGTGCCGACGTGCTGGATAAAGCATTGATGCGTGCCGGGCGTTTTGACCGTCAGATCTATGTTGACCTGCCCGATCTAAGAGAAAGAAAAGAAATATTTGAAGTTCACCTGAAGCCACTGAAAAAAGTCTCTGACGAGCTTGACATTGAATTTTTAGCAAAACAAACACCCGGATTCTCAGGAGCTGATATCGCTAATGTTTGTAACGAAGCAGCTTTGATAGCGGCAAGAAAAGGAAATAAGGCAGTGGGAAAACAAGATTTTCTCGATGCTGTAGACCGAATTGTTGGCGGTCTTGAGAAGAAAAATAAGATCATTACCCCTGAAGAGAAAAAGGCGATCGCCTTCCATGAAGCCGGCCACGCTACTGTAAGTTGGATGCTTGAACATGCTGCTCCACTGGTGAAAGTGACCATCGTTCCCCGCGGACAGTCGCTGGGTGCTGCCTGGTACCTGCCGGAAGAGCGATTAATCGTAAGGCCTGAACAAATGCTGGATGAAATGTGTGCTGCCCTGGGTGGTCGTGCTGCTGAAAAGGTCATTTTCAATAAGATTTCAACAGGAGCACTTAGCGACCTTGAAAAAGTCACCAAGCAGGCTCGTGCCATGGTGACCATTTATGGATTGAATGATGCCGTAGGAAACCTGACATATTACGATTCCAGCGGACAAAGCGAATATAATTTCACCAAACCTTATAGTGAAAAGACTTCAGAACTTATAGATAAAGAAATTTCAAATCTTATAGAAAGTCAGTATCAACGAGCGGTTGACCTTCTTTCTCATAATAAAGATAAGCTTACGCAATTAGCTGAAATTCTTCTGGACAAAGAAGTAATCTTCAAAGATGACCTTGAAAAGATCTTCGGAAAACGTCCTTTTGACGAAGAAAAAGAAGAAGGAAAACCACTGAAGGAGAAAAATAAGCTGAAAGATGCTGAGGCTTCCAAAAATGGCAAAGAAGTTAAATCTTCAAAAGATAAAGACAGTGAAGATGAAGAAGTAACCGAAAACGATTCGGTTAATAAATAG
- a CDS encoding LUD domain-containing protein has translation MNLFKRFLNPKSKSDEEKDVPENAERGKYMPEVKLPTDERFMMNFKNNGGKFLYCIDNSEIKEAFDNILMENDWYEKECCCFDKNLINKFDGFNLKFNHSANAEFFLSTCEFLVANDGSILISSNQIKERKLHDLPSNFVILSSTSQLIDTIGEGLRGIKFRNRQQIPSNITTIKNFETKKEGDFMSYGSSTKNLYLLLLEDL, from the coding sequence ATGAATCTATTCAAGAGGTTTCTTAATCCGAAGTCCAAATCAGACGAGGAGAAGGATGTACCTGAAAACGCTGAACGGGGCAAGTATATGCCGGAGGTGAAATTACCTACCGATGAGCGTTTTATGATGAATTTCAAGAACAATGGAGGCAAGTTTTTATATTGTATCGATAACTCGGAAATAAAGGAGGCCTTTGACAATATCCTGATGGAAAATGATTGGTATGAAAAGGAATGTTGCTGCTTCGATAAGAATCTAATCAATAAATTCGACGGTTTCAATCTGAAATTCAACCATTCTGCAAATGCCGAATTTTTTCTTTCTACCTGTGAATTTTTAGTCGCAAATGACGGGAGTATTTTAATTTCTTCCAACCAGATTAAGGAACGCAAATTGCACGATCTTCCTTCCAATTTTGTGATACTTTCCTCTACGAGCCAGCTTATAGATACCATAGGCGAAGGCCTTAGAGGCATCAAATTCAGGAATAGACAGCAAATTCCTTCCAATATCACCACGATCAAAAATTTCGAAACAAAGAAAGAGGGAGATTTTATGAGTTACGGAAGTAGTACAAAAAATCTATATTTGCTGCTACTGGAAGATCTGTAA
- a CDS encoding phosphatidate cytidylyltransferase — MRETIIRTVSGLLYTSILVASILSSELVFIILFYILSLVCLIEMQKLLRLKSYALYLLQAILFYLFSFLKFNQDATILLLIITIFVNLFLVKDLIIVKKIPVFEKKKYIIIIFYLISSTIFLTLIPTIEGVFIPNLVIGIFLLIWSNDTFAFLIGKNFGKHKLYEKISPNKTIEGFLGGFVFCCIMGAIIWYYSRFLTLPIWLGLAVILSIFGTLGDLIQSKFKRQAGVKDSGKLMPGHGGLFDRLDSIIFASPFVYAYLYLLNYVS, encoded by the coding sequence ATGAGGGAAACCATCATTCGTACCGTCTCGGGATTATTGTATACCTCTATTTTGGTGGCCTCAATTCTCTCTTCAGAATTGGTTTTCATCATCCTTTTTTATATTCTCAGTCTGGTATGCCTCATAGAAATGCAGAAGTTACTGCGGTTAAAGAGCTATGCGCTCTATCTTTTACAGGCGATCTTATTTTACCTATTCAGCTTTTTGAAATTCAACCAGGATGCAACCATTTTACTACTTATAATCACCATTTTCGTGAATTTATTTCTGGTAAAAGACCTGATAATTGTAAAAAAAATCCCCGTTTTCGAAAAGAAAAAATATATCATCATTATTTTTTACCTGATTTCCTCGACCATTTTTCTTACCCTAATTCCCACTATTGAAGGGGTTTTTATACCTAATCTGGTAATAGGAATTTTCCTTTTAATCTGGTCCAACGATACTTTTGCTTTTCTGATAGGGAAAAATTTCGGGAAACATAAACTTTACGAAAAAATTTCTCCGAATAAAACTATTGAAGGTTTTCTTGGCGGATTTGTTTTCTGTTGCATCATGGGAGCTATCATCTGGTATTACTCGCGGTTCCTAACATTGCCCATCTGGTTGGGATTGGCGGTAATATTGAGTATTTTTGGAACCTTAGGCGATCTTATCCAGTCAAAATTCAAAAGACAGGCGGGTGTAAAAGACAGTGGAAAATTAATGCCCGGGCACGGCGGATTGTTTGACAGGCTGGATAGTATTATCTTTGCAAGTCCGTTTGTTTACGCATATTTATATTTATTAAACTATGTTTCATAA
- a CDS encoding phosphatidylserine decarboxylase family protein, producing MFHKEGYNIMVITAIILIAINVVSYSLINIYWVKFAIAAASVILFFLILQFFRNPKRVTEKNDEHIIAPVDGKVVAIEEVFEKEYFKDNRLQISIFMSPVNVHVTRHPVGGEVTYSKYHPGRFLVAWHPKSSEENERTTVVVKNNVAGEIMYRQIAGAMAKRIVNYAEVGQQVVQGSDSGFIKFGSRVDVFVPVGTQVNVEINQKVKGGISVIANIPS from the coding sequence ATGTTTCATAAAGAAGGATATAATATTATGGTGATAACTGCAATCATATTGATTGCAATAAATGTCGTTAGCTATAGTTTAATTAATATATACTGGGTGAAATTTGCTATCGCGGCAGCTTCAGTCATTTTGTTTTTCCTAATTCTTCAGTTTTTTAGGAATCCGAAGAGAGTAACTGAAAAGAATGATGAACATATTATAGCTCCCGTTGATGGGAAAGTGGTTGCCATTGAAGAAGTTTTTGAAAAAGAATATTTTAAAGATAACAGGCTGCAAATCTCCATTTTCATGTCTCCGGTGAACGTACATGTTACAAGACATCCTGTGGGCGGAGAAGTTACCTACAGCAAATATCATCCTGGCCGGTTTCTGGTGGCGTGGCATCCAAAATCGAGTGAGGAAAACGAACGAACAACTGTAGTGGTAAAGAATAATGTTGCCGGGGAGATCATGTACCGGCAAATTGCAGGTGCCATGGCAAAACGTATTGTCAATTATGCTGAAGTAGGCCAACAGGTTGTTCAGGGAAGCGACAGCGGATTTATAAAATTTGGAAGCCGCGTTGACGTGTTTGTACCTGTGGGAACACAGGTAAATGTTGAGATTAACCAAAAAGTAAAAGGAGGGATCAGCGTTATCGCGAATATTCCTTCTTAG
- a CDS encoding acyl-CoA-binding protein — MGEENNEKFAKAYEMASNTNQQFPPDILLHFYALYKRATEKNGFYIPPSSNGDLRGAFKMNALVQVKELSKDEAERRYIELVEKHIGKIAD, encoded by the coding sequence ATGGGAGAAGAGAACAACGAAAAATTTGCAAAGGCCTATGAAATGGCCAGTAATACCAATCAGCAATTTCCACCCGATATTTTACTACACTTTTATGCGCTATATAAAAGAGCTACTGAAAAAAACGGGTTCTACATACCTCCTTCCAGCAATGGGGACCTGCGAGGAGCTTTTAAGATGAATGCCCTTGTGCAGGTTAAGGAACTCTCGAAAGACGAAGCAGAACGGCGTTATATTGAACTGGTGGAAAAACACATCGGAAAAATAGCCGATTAA